From Nitratidesulfovibrio vulgaris str. Hildenborough, a single genomic window includes:
- a CDS encoding TIGR01777 family oxidoreductase, with the protein MRIVIAGGSGFIGRALADALVARGDEVTVPTRSPDRAGRVLPPAVTAAAWDGLDPDALATIIDGADAVVNLVGANIAEGRWTPAVKRSIVESRVQAGRALAEATHRATTAPHVVVQGSAVGYYGGWSDMLTAPVSAEDAPCGAGFLAETCQQWEASSSDVAEGVRHCVFRTGVVLGKGGALAKMLPPFRLFAGGPPGTGRQPFAWIHLSDEVRAIVHLIDHATLSGPFNLTAPGCISMADFCHALGKVLHRPSFTRVPAPLLRLMLGEMAEEVLLRGQVAPPERLLASGFSFTHTAPIPALEDILRRR; encoded by the coding sequence ATGCGCATCGTCATAGCAGGCGGTTCAGGTTTTATCGGGAGAGCACTTGCCGACGCTCTCGTGGCACGCGGAGACGAAGTGACCGTGCCGACACGCAGCCCCGACCGGGCAGGGCGTGTCCTGCCGCCTGCCGTGACGGCAGCGGCATGGGACGGCCTCGACCCTGATGCGCTGGCCACCATCATCGACGGGGCCGACGCTGTCGTGAACCTCGTCGGTGCCAACATCGCCGAGGGACGCTGGACCCCCGCCGTCAAGAGGAGCATCGTCGAAAGCCGCGTTCAGGCAGGCAGGGCACTGGCCGAGGCGACACACCGCGCGACCACTGCGCCACATGTCGTCGTCCAGGGGTCTGCCGTCGGCTACTATGGCGGCTGGTCCGACATGCTGACTGCCCCCGTCAGCGCCGAAGACGCCCCGTGCGGTGCCGGATTCCTTGCCGAGACATGCCAGCAATGGGAGGCATCTTCGTCCGACGTGGCCGAAGGCGTCCGGCATTGCGTCTTCCGGACGGGTGTCGTCCTTGGCAAGGGAGGTGCGCTTGCCAAGATGCTGCCCCCCTTCCGCCTCTTTGCAGGGGGGCCACCCGGCACAGGACGCCAGCCCTTTGCATGGATACATCTTTCCGACGAGGTGCGTGCCATCGTGCACCTCATCGACCACGCCACCCTTTCAGGGCCCTTCAACCTCACTGCACCGGGGTGCATCTCCATGGCCGACTTCTGCCATGCGCTGGGCAAGGTGCTGCACAGGCCCTCTTTCACGCGCGTACCGGCCCCACTGCTACGACTGATGCTCGGTGAAATGGCCGAAGAGGTTCTCCTGCGCGGGCAGGTTGCCCCTCCCGAACGCCTGCTGGCCAGCGGCTTCTCCTTCACGCACACGGCCCCCATCCCGGCACTCGAAGACATCCTTCGC
- a CDS encoding sensor histidine kinase, whose amino-acid sequence MPTGTEDAQRRHEELTRERRRRQRELIAAGVLVLVVLVATWVELTFFGVDSWMFLALFNVNLLLSLVVLFLVVRNSIKLLVERRRNVPGAKLRTRLVLMFMLLSLAPTVIMFLASNRVVATSVDYWFKNQAENAMDAALDVGQSFYTASASRLRARAELISREVAERRTPWGSPAADALLDRRAREYGLIAVGFVTPAHAERNWHAPSEFAPVWDEARKRIAWDHVAAQRFGSLLWAGDTADYVIGALAIDAGRTGYLVVAESIGQGLMLKLDRISKGFEEYKSLKNLKRPLKVSFTLILGILSLLVVLGALWLGLRLSRELTAPILALADGADRIAKGDLDVRLEDSAQDEIGQLVRAFNKMAGDLAHNRQSLTEANRLLAQSNAEIAGRNAYIEAVLDNIAAGVISLDASGRIQTVNKAAASILGTPSERLKGRRPAAFLDGPYLDIIDDMLTQLHRRPEMHWERQMDLSGSDRALKLLVHAVALRGVDGSVDGIVAVFEDISELERMQRMAAWREVARRIAHEIKNPLTPIKLSAQRLERKFGPRVDDPVFGQCTALIVKQVEHLQQMVQEFSTFAKLPEVTPRAGDITPLLEEVTGLFRHGHSRIAWQVDIAPALPPVRMDGEALHRAFINILTNAIEALEGTATPSINVQASHDAERARVRVEIADNGPGLTPEERSRMFEPYFTSKKGGTGLGLSIVRSIVNDHGGHVRAAGAPGGGTVVTVELPVA is encoded by the coding sequence ATGCCCACCGGCACCGAAGACGCCCAGCGAAGGCATGAGGAACTGACGCGCGAGCGCCGTCGCCGTCAGCGAGAACTCATCGCGGCGGGTGTCCTCGTCCTTGTGGTGCTGGTCGCCACATGGGTGGAACTGACCTTCTTCGGGGTCGACTCGTGGATGTTCCTCGCCCTGTTCAACGTGAACCTTCTGCTTTCGCTGGTGGTTCTCTTTCTCGTCGTCCGCAACAGCATCAAGCTGCTGGTCGAACGCAGGCGCAACGTGCCGGGGGCCAAGCTCCGTACACGGCTTGTGCTCATGTTCATGCTGCTCTCGCTGGCACCCACCGTCATCATGTTCCTCGCCTCGAACAGGGTCGTCGCCACGTCTGTCGACTACTGGTTCAAGAATCAGGCCGAGAACGCCATGGATGCGGCCCTTGATGTGGGCCAGAGCTTCTATACCGCCTCGGCATCACGCCTTCGCGCAAGGGCGGAACTCATCAGCCGCGAAGTGGCCGAACGCCGCACCCCGTGGGGCAGCCCCGCCGCCGATGCGCTTCTCGACCGCAGGGCGAGAGAGTATGGTCTCATCGCCGTGGGTTTCGTCACCCCCGCGCACGCAGAGCGCAACTGGCATGCGCCTTCAGAGTTCGCGCCCGTGTGGGATGAGGCGCGCAAGCGCATCGCGTGGGACCATGTGGCGGCACAGCGTTTCGGCTCGCTCCTGTGGGCTGGCGACACGGCGGACTATGTCATCGGTGCCCTCGCCATCGATGCCGGACGCACAGGCTACCTCGTCGTGGCCGAGAGCATCGGCCAGGGGCTCATGCTCAAACTCGACCGCATCTCCAAGGGGTTCGAGGAGTACAAGTCGCTCAAGAACCTCAAGCGGCCGCTCAAGGTCTCGTTCACGCTCATCCTCGGCATCCTCAGCCTGCTGGTCGTACTGGGCGCACTCTGGCTCGGATTGCGCCTGTCCCGCGAGTTGACGGCTCCCATTCTCGCTCTTGCGGACGGGGCCGACCGCATCGCGAAGGGCGACCTCGACGTGCGGCTTGAAGACTCGGCACAGGATGAAATCGGGCAACTGGTGCGCGCCTTCAACAAGATGGCGGGCGACCTTGCACACAACCGCCAGAGTCTGACCGAAGCCAACCGCCTGCTGGCCCAGAGCAACGCCGAGATAGCAGGGCGCAACGCCTACATCGAAGCCGTTCTCGACAACATCGCCGCGGGCGTCATCTCCCTTGATGCGTCGGGCCGCATACAGACCGTGAACAAGGCTGCGGCGTCCATTCTCGGCACGCCCTCGGAAAGGCTGAAAGGGAGGCGCCCTGCCGCGTTCCTCGACGGCCCCTACCTCGACATCATCGACGACATGCTCACCCAGTTGCACAGACGTCCCGAAATGCACTGGGAACGCCAGATGGACCTGTCGGGCAGCGACAGGGCACTGAAGCTGCTGGTCCATGCCGTGGCCCTGCGCGGGGTGGACGGCAGTGTGGATGGCATCGTCGCCGTGTTCGAGGACATCTCGGAACTGGAGCGGATGCAGCGCATGGCGGCATGGCGCGAGGTGGCACGGCGCATCGCCCACGAGATCAAGAATCCGCTGACCCCCATCAAGCTTTCGGCACAACGCCTCGAACGCAAGTTCGGCCCGCGCGTGGACGACCCCGTGTTCGGCCAGTGCACTGCGCTCATCGTCAAGCAGGTGGAGCACCTCCAGCAAATGGTGCAAGAGTTCTCGACATTCGCGAAGCTTCCGGAGGTAACGCCCCGTGCGGGTGACATCACTCCCCTGCTGGAGGAGGTAACCGGTCTTTTCAGGCATGGACATTCACGCATCGCGTGGCAAGTGGATATCGCCCCCGCGCTGCCCCCCGTGCGGATGGATGGTGAAGCCCTGCACCGGGCCTTCATCAACATCCTCACCAACGCCATCGAAGCCCTCGAGGGAACGGCGACACCGTCCATCAACGTACAGGCCTCGCATGACGCGGAAAGGGCGCGCGTACGCGTCGAGATTGCCGACAACGGGCCGGGGCTCACACCTGAAGAACGCTCGCGCATGTTCGAACCCTACTTCACCAGCAAGAAGGGGGGCACAGGTCTCGGCCTCTCCATCGTGCGCTCCATCGTCAACGACCATGGGGGGCATGTCAGGGCTGCCGGTGCCCCCGGCGGCGGTACCGTTGTCACAGTGGAACTGCCTGTGGCATAA